One genomic region from Halomicrobium zhouii encodes:
- a CDS encoding PKD domain-containing protein translates to MTRDTTDDGIDERQTDPADERPADGDGRTPLANPARRDVLKASAAVGAAGLGLGLGNSATAATAEEICDSEFGQIEVGDGYTLMDNQWSMSNVAQCVWLNDDGSYGYDFDASNGSGGPNYPEVFIGTRPWGEDTGVAEFPIQRRDVDQLEMAVDADYSQSGGEWNWAEEWWLMEQPPGQEAETHVYEIMLLLDWNGQHDHGGMENEAAWTDQYGNTIDHWTTYNSGGTSATFPIFRVQGGYDGGPIDMTEIIDYVSAELGASEDLWLSGIELGNEYWGGCVGETTYNSFEVTINGSTYTSGSGGGGNGTPTTEPPTDTPETDTPDTETPDTDTPDTETPDSGDLIASIDPGTTSASVGDMVQFWITDETGNSTWITDLQWELGDGSTDSGWYADTQYDSAGTYTVTLTATNNEGATSTDEVDITVS, encoded by the coding sequence ATGACACGAGACACGACCGACGACGGAATCGACGAACGACAGACCGACCCGGCCGACGAACGACCGGCCGACGGTGACGGCCGAACCCCGCTCGCGAACCCCGCACGCCGCGACGTCCTGAAGGCGAGCGCCGCGGTCGGCGCCGCCGGCCTCGGACTCGGCCTGGGCAACTCCGCCACGGCGGCGACGGCCGAGGAGATCTGCGACTCGGAGTTCGGCCAGATTGAGGTCGGCGACGGCTACACCCTGATGGACAACCAGTGGAGCATGTCGAATGTGGCCCAGTGCGTCTGGTTGAACGACGACGGGAGCTACGGCTACGACTTCGACGCCTCGAACGGTAGCGGCGGCCCCAACTACCCGGAGGTGTTCATCGGGACGCGCCCGTGGGGCGAGGACACCGGGGTCGCGGAGTTCCCGATCCAGCGCCGCGACGTCGACCAGCTAGAGATGGCGGTCGACGCCGACTACAGCCAGTCAGGCGGCGAGTGGAACTGGGCCGAGGAGTGGTGGCTGATGGAGCAGCCACCGGGCCAGGAGGCCGAAACCCACGTCTACGAGATTATGTTGCTGCTTGACTGGAACGGCCAGCACGACCACGGCGGGATGGAGAACGAGGCCGCCTGGACCGACCAGTACGGCAATACGATCGACCACTGGACGACGTACAACTCCGGCGGTACGAGCGCCACGTTCCCCATCTTCCGCGTCCAGGGCGGCTACGACGGCGGCCCCATCGACATGACCGAGATCATCGACTACGTCAGCGCCGAACTGGGCGCGAGCGAGGACCTGTGGCTCTCCGGCATCGAACTCGGCAACGAGTACTGGGGGGGTTGCGTCGGCGAGACGACGTACAACTCCTTCGAGGTCACCATCAACGGCTCGACGTACACCAGCGGGAGCGGTGGCGGTGGTAACGGGACCCCGACGACCGAGCCGCCGACGGACACGCCGGAAACCGACACGCCCGACACGGAGACGCCGGACACGGACACGCCCGACACCGAGACGCCGGACAGCGGCGACCTGATCGCATCGATCGATCCGGGGACGACGTCGGCGTCCGTCGGCGACATGGTCCAGTTCTGGATCACCGACGAGACCGGCAATAGCACCTGGATCACCGACCTCCAGTGGGAGCTGGGCGACGGGTCGACTGACAGCGGCTGGTACGCGGACACCCAGTACGACTCGGCGGGCACCTACACAGTCACCCTGACCGCGACCAACAACGAGGGTGCCACGAGCACCGACGAGGTGGATATCACGGTCTCGTAA